A DNA window from Macadamia integrifolia cultivar HAES 741 chromosome 4, SCU_Mint_v3, whole genome shotgun sequence contains the following coding sequences:
- the LOC122077256 gene encoding short-chain dehydrogenase TIC 32 B, chloroplastic-like has product MKETLRYLAGFAGPSGFGSNSTAEQVTQDCSCLFPSQLTAIITGATSGIGAETARVLAKRGVRLIIPARDVKKATEVKERIQKESPQAEIFLFEMDLSSLASIKSFCSGFLSLGLPLNILINNAGKFSQKLEFSEDKVEMTFATNYLGHYFLTDMLLEKMIETADQTGIEGRIINVSSIVHSWVKRDAFHFSHLRNPINYNGTRAYAQTKLANILHAKEIARQFKEMNARVTINAVHPGIVKTGIIREHKGFITDSIYFLASKLLKTTSQGASTTCYVALSQQINGNTGKYFVDCNEKNCSSLAGDESLARKLWKQTHQLIHRRLSQPIS; this is encoded by the exons ATGAAGGAAACACTCAGGTATCTAGCAGGTTTTGCAGGTCCAAGTGGTTTTGGATCTAATTCTACTGCTGAGCAAGTGACACAAGATTGTTCTTGTTTATTCCCTTCTCAGTTAACAGCAATAATCACTG gggcaacatctgGTATTGGAGCTGAAACAGCAAGGGTGCTAGCAAAGAGAGGGGTAAGACTTATAATTCCAGCAAGGGATGTGAAGAAAGCAACTGAAGTGAAGGAGAGAATACAAAAGGAGAGCCCACAGGCTGAGATTTTCTTGTTTGAAATGGATCTCAGCTCATTAGCTTCCATCAAGAGTTTCTGCTCTGGGTTCTTATCCCTTGGTTTACCACTTAATATACTCAT AAACAATGCAGGGAAGTTCTCTCAGAAATTGGAATTCTCTGAAGACAAAGTTGAGATGACTTTTGCTACAAATTACTTGG GTCATTATTTTTTAACAGATATGTTATTGGAGAAAATGATAGAAACAGCAGACCAAACAGGGATTGAAGGGAGGATTATTAACGTCTCATCCATTGTTCACAGTTGGGTCAAAAGAGATGCTTTCCACTTCAGTCATTTGCGGAACCCCATcaa CTATAATGGAACTCGAGCATACGCTCAGACTAAGTTGGCTAATATATTGCATGCCAAGGAAATTGCAAGGCAGTTCAAG GAAATGAATGCAAGAGTAACAATCAACGCTGTCCACCCAGGAATTGTGAAGACAGGAATTATCAGGGAGCATAAGGGCTTCATCACAG ATTCCATTTACTTCCTTGCCTCAAAATTGCTAAAGACAACATCTCAG GGTGCTTCAACCACATGCTATGTGGCTTTAAGCCAACAAATAAATGGAAATACTGGGAAATACTTTGTTGACTGTAATGAGAAGAACTGTTCAAGTCTGGCTGGTGATGAATCTTTGGCAAGAAAGCTTTGGAAGCAAACCCATCAACTGATCCATAGAAGATTATCTCAACCTATAAGCTAA
- the LOC122075420 gene encoding FKBP12-interacting protein of 37 kDa-like, giving the protein MASHSHIDDEDDFGGDYPGTHTRRSGNKRSFGDLDDDEDDFFGSKKGNSKIEETAPGVATGMILSLRESLQTCKDTLLTCQTELEAAKSEIQKWHSAFQNEPAIPAGTSPDPGLVVSYLHTLKASEESFKDQLERAKKKEAAFIVTFAKREQEIAELKYAVRDLRAQLKPPSMQARRLLLDPAIHEEFTRLKNLVEEKEKKVKELQDNVAAVNFTPQSKMGKMLMAKCRTLQEENEEIGTMASEGKIHELQMKLALQKSQNAEIRSQFEGLYKQMEGLTNDMDKSNEMVLVLQQKLEEKDSEIQRLRDELYKKEPAVEDNVDSAGDNKVSDVNSGEAGN; this is encoded by the exons ATGGCTTCTCATTCTCATATTGACGAT GAGGATGATTTTGGTGGCGATTATCCCGGAACTCATACCAGGCGTTCAG GAAACAAGAGGAGTTTCGGTGATCTGGACGACGAcgaagatgatttttttgggTCCAAAAAG GGAAattcaaaaatagaagaaactGCACCTGGTGTGGCCACAGGAATGATTTTATCCCTTCGGGAAAG TCTACAAACCTGTAAGGATACACTTTTAACATGCCAG ACGGAGCTTGAAGCAGCAAAATCGGAGATTCAAAAGTGGCATTCTGCATTTCAAAATGAGCCTGCTATTCCAGCTGGGACATCTCCAG ACCCTGGATTAGTGGTTAGCTATCTTCATACCCTGAAAGCTTCTGAAGAGTCATTCAAAGATCAG cttgaaagggcaaagaaaaaggAAGCTGCATTCATTGTAACATTTGCAAAACGTGAGCAGGAGATAGCAGAATTGAAG TATGCAGTTCGTGATCTGAGGGCACAATTGAAGCCACCATCAATGCAG GCAAGGAGATTGTTACTTGATCCAGCTATACATGAGGAGTTTACTCGTTTAAAG AATTTGGtcgaggagaaggagaagaaagtaaAAGAGTTGCAGGATAATGTTGCTGCCGTAAATTTTACGCCGCAAAGTAAGATGGGGAAGATGCTAATGGCCAAATGTAGGACTCTACAGGAGGAGAATGAGGAGATTGGAACGATGGCTTCTGAGGGAAAG ATCCATGAGTTACAAATGAAACTTGCTTTGCAAAAATCCCAAAATGCAGAAATCCGAAGCCAATTTGAAG GATTATATAAACAGATGGAAGGATTAACAAATGACATGGACAAATCTAATGAAATG GTGCTTGTTTTACAACAAAAACTAGAAGAGAAGGATTCCGAGATTCAAAGACTGAGGGATGAACTGTACAAGAAAGAACCAGCAGTAGAGGATAATGTTGACTCTGCCGGGGATAACAAAGTGAGTGATGTTAATTCTGGTGAAGCTGGAAATTGA
- the LOC122075850 gene encoding galactinol--sucrose galactosyltransferase, whose protein sequence is MAPSLTKGNSDLLSLIDDQPTSPISLEQSTFMANGHPFLSEVPSNIVATPTTFVSIDKTTATSTDGCYVGFDVNEPKSRHVVSIGKLRGIPFMSIFRFKVWWTTHWVGDKGSDVEHETQIMILDRSDSGRPYVLLLPLIEGSFRASLQPGEHDHIDLCVESGSTRVTESSFRSSLYMHVGDDPFNLVKEAMKVVRVHLGTFKLLEEKTPPGIVDKFGWCTWDAFYLTVHPDGVWEGVKGLVEGGCPPGLVLIDDGWQSICHDEDDPDMIEKGMTMTSAGEQMPCRLIRFEENHKFRDYKSKMMVADTNGDTTEGRGKKGMGDFVKDLKESFKSVDYVYVWHAFCGYWGGLRPNVPGMPESRIISPKLSPGLQMTMEDLAVDKIVNNGVGLVPPEKAHQMYEGLHSHLASVGIDGVKVDVIHLLEMLSEDYGGRVDLAKAYFKAITASVKKHFKGNGVIASMEHCNDFMFLGTEAITLGRVGDDFWCTDPSGDPNGTYWLQGCHMVHCAYNSLWMGNFIHPDWDMFQTTHPCAQFHAASRAISGGPIYVSDAVGKHDFRLLKTIVLPDGNILRCEYYALPTRDCLFEDPLHDGKTMLKIWNLNKFTGVIGAFNCQGGGWCRQERKNKCHLEYSTVITSTTNPKDIEWKNGENPIPIEGVEMFGVYMFQAKKLLLLKPNENIEISLEPFKFELLTVSPVKVMKTIRFAPIGLVNMLNSGGAIQTLVFDEERSLVQVGVRGSGEMRVFASEKPKGCRIEGKKVEFGYEDSMALVQVPWPNSSNSSVIEYLF, encoded by the exons ATGGCTCCTAGCTTAACTAAAGGTAACTCAGACCTTCTTAGTCTCATCGACGACCAACCAACGTCGCCGATTAGCTTAGAACAATCAACCTTTATGGCCAACGGCCACCCATTCCTCTCCGAAGTCCCTTCCAACATCGTAGCTACTCCGACCACCTTTGTGTCCATAGATAAGACCACGGCCACCAGCACCGACGGTTGCTACGTAGGCTTCGACGTCAACGAGCCCAAGAGCCGGCACGTCGTGTCGATAGGGAAGCTGAGAGGAATCCCTTTCATGAGCATATTCAGATTCAAGGTCTGGTGGACAACACATTGGGTTGGAGACAAGGGGAGTGATGTTGAGCACGAGACCCAGATCATGATCCTCGACCGGTCTGACTCCGGTCGACCCTATGTCCTCCTCCTCCCTCTTATTGAAGGTTCCTTCCGTGCTTCTCTCCAACCGGGTGAACATGACCACATCGACTTGTGTGTGGAGAGCGGTTCGACTCGGGTTACTGAGTCGAGCTTCAGAAGCTCTCTGTACATGCATGTTGGAGACGATCCTTTTAATCTGGTGAAGGAAGCAATGAAGGTAGTGAGGGTTCATCTGGGGACTTTTAAGCTTCTGGAAGAGAAGACTCCCCCAGGCATAGTAGACAAATTCGGGTGGTGTACGTGGGACGCATTTTACCTAACGGTCCACCCGGATGGAGTTTGGGAAGGAGTGAAGGGTCTGGTCGAAGGTGGTTGCCCTCCCGGTCTAGTTCTTATTGATGATGGGTGGCAGTCTATATGTCACGACGAAGATGATCCCGATATGATAGAGAAAGGGATGACAATGACGTCAGCAGGAGAGCAAATGCCATGTAGGCTCATTCGATTCGAGGAGAATCACAAGTTCAGAGACTACAAGAGTAAGATGATGGTGGCGGATACAAATGGAGATACTACTGAAGGTAGGGGCAAAAAGGGAATGGGTGACTTCGTGAAGGACCTGAAGGAGTCATTCAAGAGTGTGGACTACGTGTATGTATGGCACGCGTTTTGTGGGTACTGGGGTGGGCTTAGGCCCAATGTCCCTGGAATGCCCGAGTCCAGGATCATATCCCCGAAGCTGTCTCCGGGCCTACAGATGACCATGGAAGATCTGGCCGTTGACAAGATCGTGAACAACGGTGTAGGATTGGTTCCaccagagaaggcccaccagaTGTACGAGGGCCTCCACTCTCATCTTGCTTCCGTTGGGATTGACGGGGTCAAGGTGGATGTCATCcat TTACTGGAGATGTTGTCCGAAGACTATGGTGGGAGGGTGGATTTAGCCAAAGCTTATTTCAAGGCGATAACAGCTTCGGTGAAGAAACATTTCAAAGGAAATGGTGTCATCGCTAGTATGGAGCACTGCAACGATTTCATGTTCCTAGGAACCGAGGCCATCACACTTGGTCGTGTCG GGGATGACTTCTGGTGCACGGATCCATCTGGTGATCCAAACGGGACCTACTGGCTTCAAGGGTGTCACATGGTGCACTGTGCGTATAATAGCTTGTGGATGGGGAACTTCATACACCCTGACTGGGACATGTTTCAGACTACTCACCCTTGTGCACAATTTCATGCTGCCTCTAGGGCCATCTCCGGTGGACCGATCTATGTGAGCGACGCGGTCGGGAAACACGATTTCCGGTTACTCAAGACCATTGTCTTGCCCGACGGCAATATCCTCCGGTGCGAATATTATGCCCTTCCAACCCGGGATTGTCTTTTTGAGGATCCATTGCATGATGGGAAGACCATGCTCAAGATTTGGAACCTCAACAAG ttCACTGGAGTCATCGGAGCATTCAACTGCCAAGGTGGAGGATGGTGTCGTCAAGAACGGAAGAACAAATGTCACCTAGAGTATTCAACGGTCATCACATCGACGACGAATCCGAAAGATATAGAGTGGAAAAATGGGGAAAATCCGATTCCCATTGAAGGAGTAGAAATGTTTGGTGTGTACATGTTCCAAGCAAAGAAGCTTTTGCTATTGAAGCCAAATGAGAACATAGAGATCTCATTAGAACCATTCAAATTCGAACTGCTTACGGTTTCTCCAGTGAAGGTGATGAAAACAATCCGATTTGCTCCGATTGGATTAGTGAACATGCTTAATTCTGGTGGTGCAATCCAAACATTGGTGTTCGATGAAGAAAGGAGTTTGGTTCAGGTCGGGGTTCGTGGATCTGGAGAAATGAGGGTGTTTGCTTCTGAGAAACCGAAAGGTTGTAGGATCGAGGGGAAAAAGGTGGAGTTTGGATACGAGGATAGCATGGCTCTGGTACAAGTTCCATGGCCTAATTCCTCCAATTCGTCTGTAATTGAGTACTTATTTTAA